A part of Thermococcus sp. SY098 genomic DNA contains:
- the folP gene encoding dihydropteroate synthase, translating into MKFAGVNLEEPKIMGVINVSPESFYKGSVKQSEDELIRTALKMIENGASFIDIGAKSTAPYLETQIPVEEEIRRAVWAISTLRDHVNVPISIDTTNAKVAEEAIKAGADIINDVSGLKGDPEMVKVAKEYGVPVIICAHGEVRDFMEPVHTVISFLQESLRIAYKNGIEKENIAIDPAIGFLRPNYPPWYEWDSKIIANLNMLKMFGLPILVGVSRKSFIGAITGRKDPGERLPGSLAATAIAVWNGANIIRTHDVKETFDAVRLAWFIRRFRA; encoded by the coding sequence ATGAAGTTTGCTGGTGTTAATCTTGAGGAACCGAAAATTATGGGAGTTATCAACGTTTCCCCGGAAAGCTTTTACAAGGGAAGTGTCAAGCAGAGTGAGGACGAGCTGATTAGAACAGCTTTAAAAATGATTGAGAATGGAGCCTCTTTTATTGATATTGGGGCAAAATCTACAGCTCCTTATTTAGAAACCCAAATTCCAGTTGAAGAGGAAATCAGAAGGGCAGTCTGGGCGATCTCAACACTAAGGGATCATGTTAATGTTCCAATCAGCATAGATACAACAAATGCAAAGGTTGCTGAGGAAGCAATAAAAGCTGGAGCAGATATCATCAACGACGTTTCTGGACTTAAAGGGGACCCAGAAATGGTTAAAGTTGCAAAGGAATATGGTGTTCCCGTGATAATCTGCGCCCATGGAGAAGTTAGGGACTTCATGGAGCCTGTTCACACCGTAATCAGCTTCCTCCAAGAGAGTCTCCGGATTGCATACAAAAACGGAATTGAGAAAGAGAACATTGCAATCGACCCAGCAATTGGCTTCTTGAGACCAAATTATCCTCCCTGGTATGAGTGGGATTCAAAGATCATAGCAAATTTAAACATGCTCAAGATGTTTGGGCTTCCGATTTTGGTGGGTGTTTCCAGAAAGTCCTTTATCGGTGCAATAACGGGAAGAAAAGACCCGGGTGAAAGGCTGCCAGGCTCACTGGCAGCAACGGCAATAGCTGTTTGGAATGGGGCGAATATCATAAGAACCCATGATGTTAAAGAAACATTTGATGCAGTTAGGCTTGCATGGTTTATTAGGAGGTTCCGGGCATGA
- a CDS encoding class II glutamine amidotransferase, translating into MCRILFATGDGKRVRPLLEALLKSSEHDPYKLARKKGSQHKDGWGYLLLKDGYIEHYRSESAIFEDKKKVKEAMEKLDGFVIFMAHTRAASQGEKNLFNVQPFGFSTRRGFIFWTLHNGDLNKKQLIEMGDLNPEELKGASDSYVMGAYLCRFLEGIEKEHLLNRFKEIKLTAKSLMNTVTLLMNNKKEIRAFITAYMTDVYASDTLNYYYGRLLYFEGADVFAVVSSTFEHYSYIPFEEVENGTAFYVKIYPKTERFEIEEVKL; encoded by the coding sequence ATGTGCAGAATACTGTTCGCTACAGGTGATGGAAAAAGGGTAAGACCTCTTCTTGAGGCTCTGCTTAAATCTTCAGAACATGACCCTTACAAACTCGCCCGCAAAAAGGGAAGCCAGCACAAAGATGGCTGGGGCTATCTCTTGTTGAAAGATGGTTACATCGAGCACTATCGCAGTGAGAGTGCAATTTTTGAGGACAAGAAAAAGGTTAAAGAAGCAATGGAAAAACTGGATGGCTTCGTAATATTTATGGCTCATACAAGAGCCGCAAGTCAGGGGGAGAAAAATCTGTTTAACGTTCAGCCCTTTGGCTTTTCAACGAGAAGGGGCTTTATATTCTGGACGCTACATAACGGAGATTTAAACAAAAAGCAGCTGATAGAGATGGGAGATCTTAATCCCGAAGAATTAAAAGGGGCTTCAGACAGCTATGTAATGGGAGCTTACCTCTGCCGCTTTTTAGAAGGAATTGAAAAAGAACATCTGCTGAACAGATTCAAAGAAATTAAATTAACAGCAAAATCTCTTATGAACACAGTAACACTCCTCATGAACAATAAAAAGGAAATTCGAGCGTTTATAACTGCATATATGACCGATGTATATGCTTCAGACACTTTGAACTACTACTATGGCAGATTGCTATATTTTGAAGGTGCTGATGTCTTTGCAGTGGTCTCATCAACTTTCGAACATTATTCATACATCCCATTCGAAGAAGTTGAAAACGGAACGGCATTCTACGTCAAAATTTATCCAAAAACAGAAAGATTTGAAATTGAAGAGGTCAAATTATAA
- a CDS encoding Rossmann-like domain-containing protein — translation MILRKLKKEALRMIDEDFTIVDFSFALPYTYVVIEGKRGKSLGVAMTLPEEIQMYSNEIGDVNVEELIEKVDSLNIIERTLAIATINAVSQYYIDLSRAKNEDAVELLDDSIGKIAVIGNMHPIVKTLKERGFDLYVFERNLKLWDRETLSDSLEYWLLPEMDAIIVSGSALVNATLDMILERSKKAKLIVLTGPTAQLLPELLKGSGVTHLASMKVLNIEKALIRLKLGSFRGFEQENKKYIIEVPGDG, via the coding sequence ATGATACTTAGAAAGTTGAAGAAGGAAGCACTTCGAATGATTGACGAAGACTTCACGATCGTAGATTTTTCATTTGCTCTCCCGTACACTTATGTTGTTATCGAAGGGAAGAGGGGAAAATCTTTAGGAGTTGCAATGACGCTTCCAGAAGAGATTCAAATGTATTCAAATGAAATCGGAGATGTGAATGTTGAGGAATTAATTGAAAAAGTGGACAGCTTAAACATAATTGAGCGTACTTTGGCAATAGCGACGATAAATGCAGTCTCCCAATATTACATAGATTTAAGCAGAGCCAAAAATGAAGATGCCGTAGAGCTCTTAGATGACAGCATTGGAAAAATTGCAGTAATTGGCAATATGCATCCCATAGTGAAGACGCTAAAAGAGAGGGGTTTTGATTTGTATGTATTTGAAAGAAACCTCAAGCTTTGGGACAGGGAAACCCTAAGCGATTCTTTGGAATACTGGCTTCTTCCAGAGATGGATGCAATTATTGTAAGCGGATCTGCATTGGTAAATGCTACTTTGGACATGATCCTTGAAAGATCTAAGAAAGCCAAACTGATTGTTTTAACCGGTCCAACAGCTCAACTTTTGCCTGAGCTTCTCAAAGGTTCCGGTGTGACTCATTTGGCATCAATGAAAGTTCTAAACATAGAAAAGGCACTTATCAGGCTTAAATTAGGCTCATTCAGGGGCTTTGAACAAGAAAATAAAAAGTACATCATTGAGGTGCCGGGGGATGGATAA
- a CDS encoding type I restriction enzyme HsdR N-terminal domain-containing protein, producing MDKIEKAILDVLKKVNEHRKLYERNEEAVKQHLIGGIFQALGWEWDNPKEVRPEERTEEGRADYALITGDRVVAFIEAKNLSINVLKKEKPLRQLGRYCFNNGVKYGILTNGVAWVVIKAFEEGSRLEDRVILSVDIENEPIERTTLKLSLLSKSRIEKLERFATLLRALEFSFDELKREGISERKLIEFLTASKKRLLTLEKLRGDELPRALYLYDDGWKIVPLVERSIKGVLLSLLLYLSERSEGEEKAQIKKAYAYLKEMPIDTQKILRLLHEIEKEKGIRIGIEI from the coding sequence ATGGATAAGATAGAAAAGGCAATACTCGACGTTCTCAAAAAAGTAAATGAACACAGGAAATTGTATGAAAGAAATGAGGAAGCAGTAAAACAACATTTAATTGGTGGGATATTCCAAGCCCTTGGCTGGGAGTGGGACAATCCCAAGGAGGTGCGCCCAGAGGAGAGAACTGAGGAAGGGAGAGCAGATTATGCATTAATCACTGGTGATAGAGTGGTTGCGTTTATTGAGGCTAAGAATCTTAGTATAAATGTCCTCAAAAAGGAAAAACCACTGAGACAGCTTGGGAGATACTGCTTCAATAATGGGGTTAAATATGGTATTCTGACGAATGGAGTGGCATGGGTGGTTATTAAAGCATTTGAGGAAGGTTCTCGCCTTGAGGACAGGGTTATTTTAAGCGTGGACATAGAAAATGAGCCAATTGAGAGAACAACCCTCAAACTAAGTCTATTATCAAAAAGTAGAATAGAAAAACTCGAAAGATTTGCAACCCTCCTAAGAGCCTTAGAATTCAGCTTTGATGAGCTTAAGCGGGAAGGTATCAGCGAGAGAAAGCTAATAGAGTTTTTAACTGCTTCAAAGAAGAGATTACTCACTTTGGAGAAGTTAAGAGGAGATGAGCTTCCGAGAGCTCTCTACCTCTATGATGATGGATGGAAGATCGTTCCTCTCGTAGAGAGAAGTATTAAGGGAGTTTTGTTGTCTCTTCTTCTCTACCTTAGTGAGAGAAGTGAAGGGGAAGAAAAAGCTCAGATTAAAAAGGCTTATGCATATCTCAAGGAAATGCCAATTGATACTCAAAAAATTCTAAGGCTTCTGCATGAAATAGAAAAAGAGAAAGGAATCAGGATAGGGATTGAAATTTAA
- a CDS encoding metallophosphoesterase encodes MVRIAHISDTHITQDPAFKSYAYDLIVNEVNRGDFDLVIHTGDVTNQGLKEEYEHASYLIRKIRKPLIVLPGNHDARNVGYELFEKYIGPLYGVYERDNLVIIWIDSTIPDLSDGRVGGYKFRWLKEKLEEYSHKKFKIVAAHHHLVPLPDTGRERNVLYNAGDVLDLLLRHEVNLYLCGHKHVPNVYNIEDLVVVNAGCTSCRKTRKGDVNSYNIIKLNGDGRIDVTIRRVTGDELKKSYKSVKPKIFIPKGKHLLRIIQMSESNVSDRIYFRKRVLENAIRAINEKYKPDLVIHCGDIVDVGIERYYEMAAEYYEKIKAEKMIVPGHNDITYLGYDLFKEYFGEPEIKEFGDFVFIPLLTAQYETPIGVVGRMGQRLLKSLLEEHKEKFTAVVMHHNIIPIPRSRELGFLEDAGNVLKILTEERTELVMTGHGGNAFGVRIERTPVINAGSISWELHRDPFGNSFNLIDVYEDMIVAFEIQATWGSRKLLGIWKIKTEVPWKNNG; translated from the coding sequence ATGGTTAGGATAGCACATATAAGCGACACCCATATAACCCAAGACCCAGCTTTCAAGTCCTATGCCTATGATCTGATAGTGAACGAGGTAAATCGGGGTGATTTTGACTTAGTAATTCATACCGGAGATGTAACGAACCAAGGTCTTAAAGAAGAGTACGAGCATGCCAGCTATCTAATCAGGAAAATTAGAAAGCCTCTAATTGTGCTCCCCGGAAATCACGACGCCAGAAATGTTGGATATGAGCTGTTTGAGAAATACATTGGTCCGCTATACGGGGTTTATGAACGAGACAATCTTGTGATAATCTGGATAGATTCAACGATACCCGATTTAAGCGATGGAAGAGTTGGGGGGTATAAGTTCCGTTGGCTGAAAGAAAAGCTTGAAGAGTATTCGCACAAAAAATTTAAAATCGTCGCTGCTCACCACCACCTTGTCCCTCTTCCAGACACAGGAAGGGAGAGGAATGTTCTGTACAATGCGGGCGACGTTCTGGATCTGCTCTTGAGGCATGAGGTTAATCTGTATCTCTGCGGACACAAGCATGTTCCAAATGTTTACAATATTGAGGATTTGGTCGTTGTAAATGCCGGCTGTACATCATGCAGAAAGACAAGGAAAGGTGACGTGAACAGCTACAATATCATCAAACTAAATGGAGATGGGAGAATAGATGTGACGATAAGGAGAGTTACCGGGGATGAACTGAAAAAGAGCTACAAATCCGTGAAGCCAAAGATTTTCATTCCAAAAGGAAAGCATCTTTTGAGGATAATTCAGATGAGCGAAAGCAACGTTTCTGACAGGATTTATTTCAGAAAACGCGTTCTTGAAAATGCAATAAGGGCAATAAACGAAAAATACAAACCTGATCTGGTCATACACTGCGGCGACATTGTTGATGTTGGGATTGAGAGATACTACGAAATGGCAGCAGAGTACTACGAGAAGATTAAAGCTGAAAAAATGATCGTTCCTGGACACAATGACATAACATACCTTGGTTATGACTTATTCAAGGAGTACTTTGGGGAGCCTGAGATTAAAGAGTTTGGAGATTTTGTTTTCATCCCCCTGCTGACAGCACAATACGAGACGCCCATAGGGGTAGTTGGCAGGATGGGTCAAAGGCTTTTGAAATCCCTTCTTGAAGAGCATAAAGAAAAGTTCACGGCAGTTGTAATGCATCACAATATCATACCAATCCCAAGAAGCAGGGAGCTTGGATTCCTTGAAGATGCTGGAAATGTCCTAAAAATACTCACTGAGGAAAGGACAGAACTTGTAATGACAGGACACGGCGGTAATGCATTTGGAGTCAGAATTGAGAGAACACCGGTAATCAATGCCGGCTCAATAAGCTGGGAGCTGCATAGAGATCCATTTGGAAACTCATTCAATTTGATTGACGTATATGAAGACATGATCGTTGCTTTTGAAATTCAGGCAACCTGGGGCTCAAGAAAGCTTTTGGGCATCTGGAAAATCAAAACCGAGGTTCCATGGAAAAACAACGGTTAA
- a CDS encoding CBS domain-containing protein → MERNAPIKVYMTRKLIGVNPDDTIQEACKIMVKFDIGSLVVIENDRVVGFFTKSDIIRRVIVPGLPYTTPVKEIMTRELITTDANTPVREVLKTMAYHRIKHILIEEEGKIVGIFTLSDLLEATRRKLETSISVE, encoded by the coding sequence ATGGAAAGAAATGCACCAATTAAAGTTTACATGACGAGAAAACTCATTGGGGTAAACCCTGATGACACCATCCAGGAAGCCTGCAAGATTATGGTGAAGTTTGACATAGGATCTTTAGTTGTTATTGAGAATGACAGGGTTGTTGGTTTCTTCACAAAATCGGACATCATAAGAAGGGTTATTGTACCTGGCTTGCCATACACGACTCCAGTAAAGGAAATAATGACCCGGGAATTGATAACTACGGATGCGAACACCCCAGTGAGAGAAGTTCTCAAGACAATGGCATATCATAGAATTAAGCACATCTTAATTGAGGAAGAAGGAAAAATAGTAGGTATTTTCACACTGAGCGATCTGCTTGAAGCAACAAGGAGGAAGCTTGAAACATCAATCTCAGTGGAGTGA
- a CDS encoding 2-phosphoglycerate kinase yields the protein MIIVIDKERKTELPFSRGILTRSITSAGVEVGIAYSIATEVMKHFMEMRKKKVTKDDIREITYEKLVEHGLKEEAKRYLFWRRLKKLKFPMIILIGGTTGVGKSTISTELAFRLGMRTIIGTDTVREVMRKIIAKELIPAIHTSSFLAWKEIENFPKGISPLIYGFETQVRHVAVGVNAVIERSYTEGFNTIIEGIHLVPGYIKLNDRSFMYLIVVKDKESLKARFYERTRYSLRPAEYYLKNLDEIMEIQEFLIEKAKEHRIPIIENVELEKTVNAIMERLMEEVLERLKERGIEIWE from the coding sequence ATGATAATAGTCATTGACAAAGAAAGAAAAACGGAGCTTCCCTTTTCCAGAGGAATACTAACGAGATCAATAACCTCAGCAGGGGTAGAGGTCGGAATAGCATACTCAATAGCAACCGAGGTCATGAAACACTTTATGGAGATGAGAAAAAAGAAGGTTACAAAAGATGACATTCGAGAGATCACATATGAGAAGCTGGTGGAACACGGCTTAAAAGAAGAGGCAAAACGCTATCTTTTCTGGCGTCGGCTTAAAAAGCTGAAGTTTCCCATGATAATTCTTATCGGCGGAACAACTGGTGTTGGGAAATCAACGATTTCAACTGAGTTAGCTTTTAGATTGGGTATGAGAACAATAATCGGTACCGACACCGTTAGAGAAGTCATGAGGAAGATAATAGCAAAGGAGTTAATTCCGGCAATTCATACATCATCCTTCCTGGCGTGGAAGGAAATAGAAAACTTCCCCAAGGGAATATCCCCTCTAATATATGGTTTTGAAACACAAGTTAGGCATGTAGCCGTTGGGGTAAATGCTGTAATAGAGCGTTCATACACCGAGGGCTTTAACACAATAATTGAGGGTATTCATCTTGTTCCAGGCTACATTAAGCTCAACGACAGGAGCTTCATGTATCTGATAGTAGTCAAGGACAAGGAATCCCTCAAAGCGCGATTTTATGAGAGAACCAGATACAGCCTCAGACCTGCCGAATACTATCTAAAAAACCTCGATGAGATAATGGAAATTCAGGAGTTTTTAATTGAAAAAGCTAAGGAGCATAGGATACCAATTATCGAGAATGTAGAGCTTGAAAAAACGGTGAACGCAATAATGGAGCGTCTCATGGAAGAAGTCTTGGAGCGATTGAAGGAGCGGGGCATTGAAATTTGGGAGTGA
- a CDS encoding 2,3-diphosphoglycerate synthetase: MRLVLIDGEHYPDVIRWAIKRIGNVCCAVFLGGSEKIGRLEDLERKIEVPLYHDADYLKALERAIVENQVREVVDLSDEPILNCEDRFRIASLLMKHGITYRGADFEFRPKEMKKTKKPSIAIIGTGKRVGKTAVSGFVARTLKEVAKPIIVTMGRGGPETPEIIYGDKFEITPEFLLKMAEKGKHAASDHFEDALTARVTTVGCRRCGGGMAGFSFFDIVEEGIKIAEKLEGDLVILEGSGATFPAFRADKYITVVGATQKLSFIRGYFGPFRVGLADLVVVTMADMVSKRKINAVEKAIKKINPDADVHITAFKPKLLGKAEGRAVLIMTAPRKAVKRAANYIEEQYGIEIVGISPNLANRSKLRRDLKTFRNYDIVLVELKAAAVDVVTREVLKEGKKIVYLDNEPVNVDGKNLREAVLKLGKELLEGRR; encoded by the coding sequence ATGAGACTTGTCTTAATTGATGGAGAGCATTATCCAGATGTAATCAGGTGGGCAATAAAAAGGATTGGAAATGTGTGCTGTGCTGTGTTTTTGGGTGGGAGTGAGAAAATTGGAAGGCTTGAAGATCTGGAGAGAAAAATAGAGGTTCCCCTCTATCATGATGCAGATTACCTGAAGGCGCTTGAAAGGGCTATAGTGGAGAATCAAGTCAGAGAGGTTGTTGACCTAAGTGATGAGCCAATTCTAAATTGTGAGGACCGTTTCAGAATAGCCTCCCTTCTCATGAAGCATGGTATTACATACAGGGGAGCTGATTTTGAATTCAGACCTAAAGAAATGAAAAAAACTAAAAAACCGAGTATAGCCATAATAGGGACTGGCAAAAGAGTTGGAAAAACTGCTGTGAGTGGATTTGTGGCAAGAACTCTAAAAGAGGTTGCAAAGCCAATAATTGTAACAATGGGGAGGGGAGGTCCAGAGACGCCGGAGATCATTTATGGAGATAAATTTGAAATTACGCCAGAGTTTTTGCTTAAAATGGCTGAAAAAGGAAAGCATGCTGCTTCAGATCATTTTGAAGATGCCCTAACTGCGAGAGTTACAACAGTTGGGTGCAGGAGATGCGGTGGAGGGATGGCAGGGTTTTCATTCTTTGATATTGTTGAAGAGGGGATTAAAATAGCTGAGAAGCTTGAAGGGGATTTGGTAATCTTGGAGGGAAGTGGTGCTACTTTTCCAGCGTTTAGAGCAGATAAGTACATAACTGTTGTTGGTGCTACACAAAAGCTCTCCTTCATTAGAGGATACTTTGGACCTTTTAGGGTTGGCCTGGCGGATTTAGTCGTTGTCACAATGGCAGACATGGTTAGTAAAAGAAAAATTAATGCTGTAGAGAAAGCAATAAAAAAGATAAATCCAGATGCAGATGTTCATATCACGGCATTTAAGCCAAAGCTTCTTGGAAAAGCAGAGGGGAGGGCTGTTCTTATTATGACAGCACCAAGAAAAGCTGTAAAAAGAGCAGCTAACTACATCGAGGAACAGTATGGAATAGAAATCGTCGGAATAAGCCCAAACCTTGCCAACAGATCTAAGCTTAGAAGGGATCTAAAAACATTTAGGAACTATGACATAGTTTTGGTTGAGCTTAAAGCTGCAGCAGTTGATGTCGTGACGAGAGAAGTTCTCAAAGAAGGAAAAAAGATTGTCTATCTTGATAACGAGCCCGTGAATGTTGATGGCAAAAACCTGAGAGAAGCCGTGCTTAAGCTCGGAAAAGAGCTACTGGAGGGGAGAAGATGA
- the wtpA gene encoding tungstate ABC transporter substrate-binding protein WtpA — protein MRRLLVLITLGVLIIGIVITSGCIGENAGTREKASPSATQTELKKATLKIFHAGSLSEPLKDVSEAFKEYAKENLGYDVEIQAEASGSVMAVRKVTDLHKTADIVAVADYTLIPQLLVPNYTDFYVLFATNEIVIAFTDKSKYADEINSDNWYEILARPDVKFGFSDPNQDPCGYRSVMVMKLADLYYGKPIFETLVEKNTNIYAEGNHVIAPKEIQVKNDKVVIRPKETDLTGLVESGSLDYYFIYKSVAMQHHLKFIELPKEISLKDFTLADHYGQVSITLGSTGKTIKAKPIVYGVTVLKDAPNRELALQYLRFMLSGKGKEIFAKNYQDFIWPPVAFGNVPNEIKDEVKIEG, from the coding sequence ATGAGAAGGCTGTTGGTTTTAATCACACTTGGAGTTCTGATTATAGGGATTGTTATTACAAGTGGTTGCATAGGTGAAAATGCTGGAACACGTGAAAAAGCCTCTCCATCAGCAACACAAACAGAGCTCAAAAAAGCAACTTTAAAGATTTTCCATGCTGGTTCTCTAAGTGAGCCACTTAAAGACGTCAGCGAAGCTTTCAAGGAATATGCTAAGGAAAATCTTGGCTATGACGTGGAAATCCAGGCAGAGGCAAGCGGAAGCGTCATGGCAGTTAGGAAAGTTACGGATCTGCACAAAACAGCTGATATAGTGGCCGTTGCTGATTATACCCTGATACCTCAGCTCTTAGTTCCAAATTACACTGATTTTTACGTCCTCTTCGCCACAAATGAAATTGTCATTGCGTTCACAGACAAGAGTAAATATGCTGATGAAATCAACTCAGACAACTGGTACGAAATCTTGGCAAGACCTGATGTTAAGTTTGGCTTCAGCGATCCCAACCAAGACCCCTGCGGATACAGAAGTGTAATGGTCATGAAATTAGCTGATCTCTATTACGGAAAGCCGATATTTGAGACACTTGTTGAGAAGAACACAAACATCTACGCAGAAGGGAATCATGTAATTGCTCCCAAGGAAATACAGGTTAAGAATGATAAAGTTGTCATAAGACCAAAGGAGACTGATCTGACAGGTTTAGTTGAGTCCGGTTCTCTTGACTATTACTTCATCTACAAGAGCGTTGCAATGCAACACCACCTTAAGTTCATTGAGTTGCCAAAGGAGATAAGTCTAAAGGATTTCACTTTGGCTGACCATTATGGACAAGTCAGCATAACCTTGGGCTCAACAGGAAAGACCATTAAAGCGAAGCCAATTGTCTATGGTGTCACTGTTCTCAAAGATGCCCCAAATAGAGAACTTGCTCTTCAATACCTCCGCTTCATGCTGAGCGGGAAGGGCAAAGAGATCTTTGCAAAGAATTATCAAGATTTTATATGGCCACCGGTAGCATTTGGAAATGTTCCTAATGAGATCAAGGATGAGGTGAAGATTGAAGGCTAA
- the wtpB gene encoding tungstate ABC transporter permease WtpB, whose translation MKRDYVTAFFALIGTFLVLYILLPLLVIISKQLFDWEMLVKALHDELVLDSLKNSLLTSTATMIISLFFGVPLGYVLARKDFRGKSFVQAVVDVPIVIPHSVVGIMLLVTFSNRILDSYLGIIMVMLFVSAPFTINAARDGFLAVDEKLEHVARTLGASKLKAFFTVSLPLALPSIFSGAIMTWARAISEVGAILIVAYYPKTAQVLVMEYFNNYGLRASRPISVILILLSLGIFVILRWLVGRARNA comes from the coding sequence ATGAAGCGCGACTATGTAACAGCATTCTTTGCTCTGATTGGGACGTTCCTTGTGCTGTATATCCTCCTGCCATTATTGGTTATCATAAGCAAACAGCTCTTCGACTGGGAGATGCTTGTAAAAGCGCTCCACGATGAGCTCGTTTTGGATTCTCTTAAAAACTCTCTCCTAACATCAACAGCTACAATGATAATTTCCCTTTTCTTCGGTGTCCCCCTCGGCTATGTCCTTGCGAGAAAAGATTTCAGAGGCAAAAGCTTTGTTCAAGCTGTTGTTGATGTTCCGATTGTAATTCCCCACTCTGTTGTTGGTATTATGCTCCTCGTAACTTTTTCAAACAGGATTCTCGACAGCTATTTGGGGATAATTATGGTAATGCTCTTTGTTTCTGCACCGTTTACGATAAATGCTGCTCGTGATGGATTTTTGGCTGTTGATGAAAAGCTCGAGCATGTAGCAAGAACTTTAGGGGCATCAAAGCTTAAAGCATTCTTTACAGTTAGCTTGCCTTTGGCTTTGCCTTCAATCTTCAGCGGAGCTATAATGACATGGGCGAGGGCAATAAGCGAGGTTGGAGCTATCTTAATTGTCGCTTACTATCCAAAAACAGCCCAAGTTTTAGTCATGGAATACTTCAACAACTATGGACTGAGGGCTTCAAGGCCAATTTCTGTGATTCTAATACTGCTGAGCTTAGGCATATTCGTTATTTTGAGGTGGCTCGTAGGGAGGGCGAGAAATGCTTAG
- the wtpC gene encoding tungstate ABC transporter ATP-binding protein WtpC — protein MLRVENVSKDWKEFKLRNISFEVNKGEYFIILGPSGAGKTLLLEVIAGIFIPDSGRIFMNDEDITFLPPEKRDLAYIPQNYALFPHMRVYDNIAYGLKLRKIPKMEIERKVKEIAEILGISNLLHRNPKTLSGGEAQRVAIARALVLEPKLLLLDEPFANLDVQTRAKLIQEMKRWRRELNFTALHVTHSFEEAVSLGDRVGVMLNGKLIQTGGVRDVFGKPKNEEVARFLGFENIIEGIAEGRILKANGILIELPTEAKGKVRIGIRPEEIIISNEPIRTSARNEFKAKVLAIEDLGSLIRLTLDIGGIELKAFITRSSLIEMGIKEGKEVYASFKATAIHVF, from the coding sequence ATGCTTAGGGTCGAAAACGTGAGCAAGGATTGGAAAGAGTTTAAGCTCAGGAACATAAGCTTCGAAGTCAATAAAGGAGAGTATTTTATAATTCTGGGCCCAAGTGGTGCTGGAAAAACTCTTCTTCTTGAAGTTATCGCTGGAATTTTCATCCCAGATTCTGGGAGGATTTTCATGAACGATGAAGACATAACTTTCTTACCTCCAGAAAAGAGGGATCTTGCATATATTCCTCAAAATTATGCACTCTTCCCCCATATGAGAGTTTATGATAATATCGCTTACGGATTAAAGCTGAGAAAAATTCCCAAGATGGAGATCGAGAGAAAGGTTAAAGAAATTGCAGAAATTCTTGGAATCTCTAATCTCTTGCATAGGAATCCAAAAACGCTGAGTGGCGGTGAGGCTCAGAGAGTTGCCATTGCAAGAGCTTTGGTTTTGGAGCCAAAGCTCCTTCTCTTGGATGAGCCTTTTGCAAATCTTGATGTCCAAACAAGGGCTAAGCTCATTCAAGAGATGAAGCGCTGGCGTAGGGAGCTCAACTTTACAGCCCTCCATGTGACCCACTCTTTTGAGGAAGCTGTGAGCTTAGGAGACAGAGTTGGAGTAATGCTTAACGGGAAGTTAATTCAGACAGGAGGAGTCAGGGATGTATTTGGAAAACCAAAGAATGAAGAAGTTGCGAGGTTTCTTGGCTTTGAAAATATAATTGAAGGGATTGCAGAAGGTAGAATTCTGAAAGCAAATGGTATTTTAATTGAACTGCCAACAGAGGCTAAAGGGAAGGTTAGAATTGGTATAAGACCGGAGGAAATCATAATTTCCAACGAACCAATAAGAACTTCCGCAAGGAATGAGTTTAAGGCTAAAGTTTTGGCAATTGAAGACTTGGGCTCACTGATTAGATTAACTCTTGATATTGGCGGAATTGAGCTTAAAGCCTTTATAACTCGCTCCTCTCTGATTGAGATGGGAATTAAGGAAGGAAAAGAAGTTTATGCAAGCTTTAAAGCAACGGCAATTCACGTGTTCTAA